A portion of the Actomonas aquatica genome contains these proteins:
- a CDS encoding TAT-variant-translocated molybdopterin oxidoreductase: protein MKRKVNHPEPSARELSGPRYWRSLDELVETPGFQDKLAREFPEGASNLNGVDRRSFFKLMAASFALGGMGLATGCRRPEANILPYGKSVENVIPGVPQYFATAFPLRGAALPLLAETHQGRPTKLEGNPSYAPYGGASSLVSQGSVLDLYDPDRATTHTTGGRASTAVAMRDKLAAIHTAAASSGGAGLAILAETSSSPSRARLVRSLKQKLPNAIWAEYDAVIDTPPAAAARAAFGQNVKPLYRFAKAKRIVSIDSDFFHAESGALGYARDFAKGRKVLKANDPMNRLYAVESMFTLTGSMADHRLRLASSHMLAFAAALLQQLSGRSELTSLAQGLDFKNKDAWIEACAADLAAHKGECLVVAGAHQSPQVHALVYAINTFLGNVGHTIDFVSVPQNDAASLADLAAAAKAGQVSTLVVLGGNPAYNAPADLDFAGIAGAVGDVVRYGYYVDETSALAGTHIAATHFLESWGDARTADGTIVPIQPMILPLFDGLTELEVVARLAGEENADPYAIVFETVTGIAGGNAEEAFRKFLHDGLLAGSAYKSASVRYDQSGAGSLFTASASSAALSKDNLEVRFAIDHKLDDGRFANNGWLQECPDPITKISWDNAILVSPRLGKELGIEPDGVALQVARKELADYPQGKEAAFIGEVTVNGVTVRGPLHIQPGLSNWTIVLPLGYGRTASGRVGQGTGHNYFPARTSGSMAFATGASIKVLDERYLLANTQEHWSMEGRDIVREANKSEFDHTPNFVDTFGIESHAPANLGKDKDQPLSVVAAETPRGNSLYETPNFEGVHQWGMSIDLNTCMGCNACVVACQAENNIPIVGKDQVLRGREMHWIRLDRYYSDGNIDAAAFGGEGNKQIPEDPQASIMPVGCMQCELAPCETVCPVNATVHDDEGLNTMAYNRCIGTRYCANNCPYKVRRFNFFDWNDRSLDQLYMGPAGDKGMPELVKMVKNPDVTVRMRGVMEKCTYCVQRIQQAKIAQKAKARDTDNVVIPDGTIKVACQQVCPVDAIEFGNIKDPESAVSKAKKREQDYALLGYLNIRPRTTYLGKLRNPNPKMPDYNELPLSRVEYNTKNHPAHGDDSGHGGGHHDQEEAGHHEPTDGHTSIMKNALRTGGLS from the coding sequence ATGAAACGCAAAGTTAACCATCCCGAACCCTCCGCCCGTGAGCTGAGTGGTCCGCGCTACTGGCGCAGCCTCGACGAGCTCGTGGAGACCCCCGGTTTCCAGGACAAGCTCGCCCGCGAGTTCCCCGAAGGTGCCTCGAATCTGAACGGCGTTGACCGCCGTTCCTTCTTCAAGCTCATGGCGGCTTCCTTTGCCCTCGGTGGTATGGGTCTGGCCACGGGCTGCCGTCGCCCCGAGGCGAACATCCTGCCTTACGGCAAGTCGGTGGAGAACGTCATCCCCGGCGTGCCGCAATATTTCGCCACCGCGTTCCCGCTGCGTGGCGCAGCGTTGCCCTTGCTGGCTGAGACGCATCAAGGCCGCCCGACCAAGCTCGAGGGTAACCCGAGCTACGCGCCCTACGGCGGTGCCTCGTCGCTGGTTTCCCAAGGTTCCGTACTCGATCTTTACGACCCGGACCGCGCCACGACCCACACCACGGGTGGGAGGGCCTCCACGGCCGTCGCCATGCGCGACAAGCTCGCCGCGATCCATACCGCAGCTGCCAGCAGTGGTGGTGCCGGACTCGCCATCCTCGCCGAGACCTCCTCGTCGCCCAGCCGCGCTCGTCTCGTCCGCTCGCTCAAGCAAAAGCTGCCGAATGCGATCTGGGCGGAGTATGACGCGGTGATCGATACGCCGCCGGCCGCCGCCGCGCGCGCTGCTTTTGGTCAGAACGTGAAGCCGCTCTACCGCTTCGCGAAGGCCAAGCGCATCGTTTCGATCGACTCCGATTTCTTCCACGCCGAATCCGGCGCCCTCGGTTACGCCCGCGATTTCGCCAAGGGCCGCAAGGTGCTGAAGGCCAACGATCCGATGAACCGCCTCTACGCGGTCGAGAGCATGTTCACGCTCACCGGTTCGATGGCTGACCACCGGCTGCGTCTCGCCAGCAGCCACATGCTGGCCTTCGCCGCGGCGCTGCTGCAGCAGCTTTCCGGTCGCTCGGAGCTGACTTCGCTCGCGCAGGGCCTCGATTTCAAAAACAAGGACGCATGGATCGAAGCCTGCGCCGCCGACCTCGCCGCCCACAAGGGTGAGTGTCTCGTGGTGGCCGGTGCTCACCAGAGCCCGCAGGTCCACGCTCTCGTTTACGCGATCAACACCTTCCTCGGTAACGTCGGCCACACGATCGACTTCGTGTCGGTCCCGCAAAACGACGCCGCTTCGCTCGCCGACCTCGCCGCTGCCGCCAAGGCCGGTCAGGTTTCGACGCTCGTGGTGCTCGGCGGCAATCCGGCCTACAACGCTCCGGCGGATCTCGATTTCGCTGGTATCGCGGGTGCGGTCGGCGACGTCGTTCGCTACGGTTATTACGTCGATGAAACGTCGGCCTTGGCCGGCACGCACATCGCCGCAACCCATTTCCTCGAATCCTGGGGCGATGCCCGCACGGCCGACGGCACCATCGTGCCGATCCAGCCGATGATTCTGCCGCTCTTCGATGGTCTTACCGAACTCGAAGTCGTGGCCCGTCTCGCTGGTGAAGAGAACGCCGATCCTTACGCGATCGTGTTTGAAACCGTCACTGGAATCGCCGGCGGCAACGCCGAAGAGGCTTTCCGCAAGTTCCTCCACGATGGTCTGCTCGCCGGTTCCGCCTACAAGTCCGCCTCGGTTCGTTACGACCAATCGGGCGCTGGCTCGCTGTTCACTGCCTCGGCTTCCTCGGCGGCGCTGAGCAAGGACAACCTCGAAGTGCGCTTTGCGATCGACCACAAGCTCGACGACGGCCGCTTTGCTAACAACGGCTGGCTGCAGGAGTGCCCGGATCCGATCACCAAGATTTCCTGGGACAACGCGATCCTCGTCAGCCCGCGTCTCGGCAAGGAACTCGGCATCGAGCCGGATGGTGTCGCGCTGCAGGTGGCCCGTAAGGAGCTCGCGGATTACCCTCAGGGTAAGGAAGCTGCTTTCATCGGTGAAGTCACCGTCAACGGCGTGACCGTCCGCGGTCCGTTGCACATCCAACCGGGTCTCTCCAACTGGACCATCGTGCTGCCGCTCGGTTACGGGCGCACCGCTTCCGGTCGCGTGGGGCAGGGGACTGGTCACAACTACTTCCCGGCTCGCACCTCGGGCTCGATGGCCTTCGCCACCGGTGCCTCCATCAAGGTGCTCGACGAACGTTACCTGCTCGCGAACACGCAAGAGCACTGGTCGATGGAAGGTCGCGACATCGTGCGCGAAGCCAACAAGAGCGAATTCGACCACACTCCGAACTTCGTTGATACCTTCGGCATCGAGTCCCACGCCCCGGCCAACCTCGGCAAAGACAAGGACCAACCGCTGAGCGTCGTCGCTGCCGAAACGCCGCGCGGTAACTCGCTCTACGAGACGCCGAATTTCGAAGGCGTGCACCAGTGGGGCATGTCGATCGACCTCAACACCTGTATGGGCTGCAACGCGTGCGTCGTGGCCTGCCAGGCGGAGAACAACATCCCGATCGTCGGCAAGGACCAGGTCCTGCGCGGTCGTGAAATGCACTGGATCCGTCTCGATCGTTACTACTCCGATGGCAACATCGACGCCGCCGCCTTCGGTGGTGAGGGCAACAAGCAGATCCCCGAGGATCCGCAGGCGTCCATCATGCCGGTGGGCTGCATGCAGTGTGAGCTCGCTCCCTGCGAAACGGTCTGCCCGGTGAACGCCACGGTGCACGACGACGAAGGTCTCAACACGATGGCCTACAACCGTTGTATTGGCACGCGTTACTGCGCGAACAACTGCCCCTACAAGGTGCGTCGCTTTAACTTCTTTGATTGGAATGACCGTTCGCTCGACCAGCTCTACATGGGCCCGGCGGGCGACAAGGGCATGCCCGAGCTCGTCAAGATGGTGAAGAACCCGGACGTGACGGTGCGCATGCGCGGTGTCATGGAAAAGTGCACCTACTGCGTGCAACGCATCCAGCAGGCCAAGATCGCCCAAAAGGCGAAGGCCCGCGACACCGACAACGTCGTTATTCCCGACGGCACGATCAAGGTGGCCTGCCAGCAGGTCTGCCCGGTCGACGCCATTGAGTTTGGTAACATCAAGGATCCGGAGAGCGCCGTCTCGAAGGCCAAGAAGCGTGAGCAGGACTACGCGTTGTTGGGTTACCTCAACATCCGTCCGCGCACGACCTACCTCGGCAAGCTGCGCAACCCGAACCCGAAGATGCCCGATTACAACGAGCTGCCCCTGAGCCGCGTCGAATACAACACCAAGAACCATCCCGCCCATGGTGACGATTCCGGTCACGGTGGCGGCCATCACGACCAAGAGGAAGCCGGCCATCACGAGCCGACCGATGGTCACACGTCGATCATGAAGAACGCCCTTCGCACGGGAGGACTTAGCTAA
- the nrfD gene encoding NrfD/PsrC family molybdoenzyme membrane anchor subunit has translation MSSHADSAAAPAILSEVKPAVLPRATLVEHDRSFGWITDKICGIIEGKTPTWWWICFALACFVASWTVAGITYLVATGVGVWGHANPVNWAWDIVNFVFWIGIGHAGTLISAILCLLRQKWRTSINRAAEAMTIFAVVCAAIFPVFHVGRVWFAWYLFPIPNANYIWQNFRSPLEWDVFAVSTYGTVSVLFWYVGLIPDLAILRDRFYKTGNKVRSWLYGLFAMGWRGANRHWSNYEMAYLVLAGISTPLVLSVHTIVSFDFAVSLLPGWHTTIFPPYFVAGAIFSGFGMVLTLMLPLRAIFKLEDLITQYHIDCMCKITLATGTIVGYAYGMEFFIAWYGANPYEGFAFINRAFGHYAWAYWWMIGCNVITPQFFWFKAVRNNTMFVWILSIFVNVGMWFERFVIIVTSLARDFLPSSWGYYSPSIVEIFTFFGTFGVFSVLFLLFIRFLPIMPMAEIKAVTPQADPHAGHGHH, from the coding sequence ATGTCGTCGCACGCAGACTCCGCCGCCGCTCCGGCAATTCTCAGTGAAGTGAAGCCCGCGGTGTTGCCGCGCGCGACGCTGGTCGAGCATGACCGCAGCTTCGGTTGGATTACCGATAAGATTTGCGGCATCATCGAAGGCAAGACCCCCACCTGGTGGTGGATTTGCTTCGCGCTCGCCTGCTTCGTCGCCAGCTGGACCGTAGCCGGCATCACCTACCTCGTCGCCACGGGCGTCGGTGTGTGGGGCCACGCCAATCCGGTCAACTGGGCTTGGGACATCGTCAACTTCGTGTTCTGGATCGGTATCGGTCACGCCGGCACGCTGATCTCCGCCATTCTCTGTCTGTTGCGACAGAAGTGGCGCACCTCGATCAATCGTGCCGCCGAGGCCATGACGATCTTCGCGGTGGTTTGCGCCGCGATCTTCCCGGTCTTCCACGTCGGTCGCGTTTGGTTCGCCTGGTATCTCTTCCCGATCCCCAACGCCAACTACATCTGGCAGAACTTCCGTTCGCCGCTGGAGTGGGACGTGTTCGCGGTTTCGACCTACGGCACGGTTTCGGTCCTCTTCTGGTATGTCGGTTTGATTCCCGACTTGGCCATCCTGCGTGACCGTTTCTACAAGACCGGCAACAAGGTGCGTTCCTGGCTCTACGGCCTGTTCGCCATGGGCTGGCGCGGTGCGAACCGCCACTGGTCCAACTACGAAATGGCCTACCTGGTGCTCGCCGGTATTTCCACCCCGCTGGTGCTCTCCGTGCACACCATCGTGTCGTTCGACTTCGCGGTGTCGCTCCTCCCGGGCTGGCACACCACCATCTTCCCGCCTTACTTCGTAGCCGGCGCCATTTTCTCCGGTTTCGGTATGGTGCTCACGCTCATGCTGCCGCTGCGCGCGATCTTCAAACTCGAGGATCTCATCACGCAGTATCACATCGATTGCATGTGTAAGATCACGTTGGCGACGGGCACCATCGTGGGCTACGCCTACGGTATGGAGTTCTTCATCGCGTGGTATGGCGCGAATCCGTATGAAGGCTTCGCGTTCATCAACCGTGCCTTTGGTCACTACGCTTGGGCCTACTGGTGGATGATTGGCTGTAACGTCATCACGCCGCAGTTCTTCTGGTTCAAGGCGGTGCGCAACAACACCATGTTCGTCTGGATCCTCTCGATCTTCGTCAACGTGGGTATGTGGTTCGAGCGCTTCGTGATCATCGTTACTTCGCTGGCCCGCGACTTCCTTCCGTCCAGCTGGGGTTACTACAGCCCGTCGATCGTGGAAATTTTCACCTTCTTCGGCACCTTCGGTGTCTTCAGCGTGCTGTTCCTGCTCTTCATCCGCTTCCTGCCCATCATGCCGATGGCGGAAATCAAGGCGGTCACCCCGCAAGCCGATCCGCACGCGGGTCACGGCCACCACTAA
- a CDS encoding cytochrome c3 family protein, translated as MSHIFPKSANRLPLQIIIFLVVFGGIVTAATTYYATPKYTRIGYAPVQPVPFSHAKHNGELGIDCRYCHSTVEKAGHAAVPTAQTCMNCHSQVKNQSPLLAPVRASYESGDPVEWVRVHQAPDYVYFDHSVHVNRGVSCVECHGQINEMEVVTHSKPLSMGFCLDCHRDPAPRLRDPKLVTQLDWKHPGGEDGQRADGEKFIHDWNIHPPQSCSGCHR; from the coding sequence GTGGTGTTCGGCGGTATCGTGACGGCTGCCACGACTTATTACGCCACGCCGAAGTATACTCGGATTGGCTATGCTCCGGTCCAGCCGGTGCCGTTTAGCCACGCCAAGCACAATGGCGAGCTCGGTATCGATTGCCGCTACTGCCACTCCACGGTGGAAAAGGCGGGCCACGCGGCGGTGCCCACGGCGCAGACCTGCATGAACTGCCACTCCCAGGTGAAGAACCAGAGCCCGTTGCTCGCGCCGGTGCGCGCCAGCTACGAGTCCGGTGACCCGGTCGAGTGGGTGCGGGTGCACCAAGCCCCTGACTATGTTTACTTCGATCACTCCGTGCACGTGAACCGCGGCGTCTCCTGCGTGGAGTGCCACGGTCAGATCAACGAGATGGAAGTGGTCACGCACTCCAAGCCGCTCTCGATGGGCTTCTGCTTGGATTGCCATCGCGATCCGGCCCCGCGCCTCCGCGACCCCAAGCTTGTCACCCAGCTCGATTGGAAGCACCCCGGCGGCGAAGACGGTCAACGCGCCGACGGTGAGAAGTTCATTCACGACTGGAATATCCATCCTCCGCAAAGCTGCTCAGGCTGCCACCGATGA
- a CDS encoding DUF3341 domain-containing protein: MAAPSHGVIATFDTASDIYEAAKKVRDAGFKFWDCITPCPVHGLDGAMGVRRSKVPRFSLIGGILGFTTGMSLIFFTGAVDYQLIVGGKPLFSPMFAFPVSYELTILLTAFFTIGGMFILNGLPMHYHPVLKAPHIHQGLDDKFLIVIESRDPKYDAAATKSLLESIGGKDITEIEA; this comes from the coding sequence ATGGCTGCTCCTTCACATGGCGTGATTGCTACCTTCGACACCGCCTCGGACATTTACGAGGCGGCCAAGAAAGTGCGCGACGCCGGCTTCAAATTCTGGGACTGCATCACCCCGTGTCCGGTTCACGGTCTGGATGGTGCGATGGGCGTGCGTCGCTCCAAGGTTCCGCGCTTCTCGCTCATCGGCGGCATCCTCGGTTTCACCACCGGCATGTCCCTCATCTTCTTCACCGGCGCGGTGGACTACCAGCTGATCGTCGGCGGCAAGCCGCTCTTCAGCCCGATGTTTGCCTTCCCGGTGTCTTACGAGCTCACCATTCTGCTCACGGCCTTCTTCACCATCGGCGGCATGTTCATCCTCAACGGATTGCCCATGCATTATCACCCGGTGTTGAAAGCGCCGCACATCCACCAGGGTCTCGATGACAAATTCCTCATCGTGATCGAATCCCGCGACCCCAAGTATGACGCCGCTGCGACCAAGTCGTTGCTCGAGTCCATCGGGGGTAAAGACATCACCGAAATCGAGGCCTGA
- a CDS encoding cbb3-type cytochrome oxidase assembly protein, whose product MDWFFYAVALPFTLLFLASAAYALHWAVKNGQLKEFEKNAASIFDDEEPVGQPTDYFPGRRPADPTRR is encoded by the coding sequence ATGGACTGGTTTTTCTATGCCGTCGCGCTGCCCTTTACGCTGCTCTTTCTGGCGTCTGCGGCCTATGCGCTGCACTGGGCGGTGAAGAACGGCCAGCTCAAGGAATTCGAGAAAAACGCTGCTTCCATATTCGACGACGAGGAGCCCGTGGGTCAGCCCACCGATTATTTTCCTGGTCGACGACCGGCGGATCCAACCCGCCGCTAA
- a CDS encoding c-type cytochrome, with protein MRYVYLVAFFLVVLTVGALGFRGSISTKPPLEVFPDMDRQSKYQPQGESAFFADGRADRPIPAGTVAREIIIGDAHLTTGRNADGEFAAGFPASLDIDEAFILRGQERYNIYCTPCHGTLADGRGIVTQYGWGTPANLHSDTFRAQTEGELFNTITHGKNTMFAYGDKLVPEDRWAVIAYVRALQRSQNGRLSDVPAAYQAELN; from the coding sequence ATGCGTTACGTTTACCTCGTCGCCTTCTTTCTGGTCGTTTTGACCGTTGGTGCTCTCGGATTCCGAGGCTCCATTTCAACCAAGCCGCCGCTGGAAGTATTCCCGGACATGGATCGCCAGTCCAAATACCAACCGCAGGGTGAGTCGGCCTTCTTTGCCGATGGTCGGGCCGATCGGCCGATCCCCGCGGGCACGGTTGCTCGTGAGATCATCATCGGTGATGCGCACCTCACCACGGGTCGCAACGCCGATGGCGAGTTCGCTGCCGGCTTCCCGGCGTCGCTCGACATCGATGAAGCTTTCATCCTTCGCGGTCAGGAGCGCTACAACATCTACTGCACGCCCTGTCACGGCACCCTCGCTGACGGCCGCGGCATCGTCACCCAGTATGGCTGGGGCACGCCGGCCAATCTGCACAGCGATACGTTCCGCGCGCAGACTGAAGGCGAGCTCTTCAATACCATCACCCACGGCAAGAACACCATGTTTGCTTACGGCGACAAGCTGGTCCCCGAGGACCGCTGGGCCGTCATCGCCTACGTTCGCGCCCTGCAACGTTCTCAGAATGGCCGCCTCTCCGATGTGCCGGCTGCTTACCAAGCGGAGTTGAACTAA